In a single window of the Gossypium hirsutum isolate 1008001.06 chromosome A13, Gossypium_hirsutum_v2.1, whole genome shotgun sequence genome:
- the LOC121212671 gene encoding uncharacterized protein isoform X2 → MQVCHIIIYIQEGSCFDTQNLKKFRVLQAAKHALIPYVKSQTTPPLPSRPHSSLSSRPLTTATAANTSPGRSGGMLGRNASAISLMLGLGSYTSLFPGQCTPVMLFVFVDDFSDVPNSSSNSSEESVKAPSLNHASSSSSLAKPTLPMKGSASVVVLARPASKSEGGFRKKLQSSLEAQIRFLIKKCRTLSGSEGSHGGSRSGSVSNSAPLFSLDASRAVVLLDKSTYKRRESLEFAIGLVEDVLNGKATSDSFLLETHSQSSNKEDLSSLKEFIYRQSDILRGRGGLVANTNSGPAAGVGMVAVAAAAAAASTASAASAKTLTTPELPTLDIWLSSSQLILHGLLSAKRRCIDETEIGKRKPRRGTVAGQSEGLASRSSESLDIAVSWLESGKGLNAKFSSLWCERALPAAKDIYLKDLPACYPTSQHEAHLQKALHAFHSMVRGPAVELFAKKLEEECTSMWKSGRQLCDAVSLTGKPCLHRRHDLQTDELPSGTLTKPHSSGYVFLHACACGRTRRLRSDAFDFESANITSNCFPDCDKLLSALQLPEVSSKGPIQSSSWSLIRIGSSRYYEPSKGLLQSGFSATEKFLLKWKILLEKQKTPNGLSTRTMQLGSVGRSSSDTKAEFNADVQLKKASSTEFCSGEIETAVENPRKPLEISKFNGNKISFGRGLPNFTMKKPFSEVVAGSAATDSGFPPLQQRKQPLSGSEKGIKKNKASALSLEGAHATVAQGSQKPVKMSVMQNMNQVSSDGSAAADSDPFLRIGSNFVPVNVSNDEKAKRNSDTKHVMAYVGFEHECPHGHRFLLNPEHLNQLGPPYSLFEESHTTCSVEASDHTLADSSELRKNGGQGKVNLNTNGVIAAATPVNKVKNKDEEKKVVANSNVFKDGLTQLSMPEDHNKTPVNAAGVPVAGKDLEKGFHAVSLDDSGSTFSMLNRDLPIYLKCPHCRSSRNKKEPPKVKFAGTISQLQRIFVVTPPFPVVLATCPIIQFKASCLPATVPDREQKLQFSLGCKVILPPESFLILRLPFMYGVELDDKSVHSLNPFEDKPEVTGWVVRGTTLQLMSKGSGLNEGFYK, encoded by the exons ATGCAGGTCTGCCatataatcatatatattcaGGAGGGATCTTGCTTtgatactcaaaatttgaaaaaatttcgggTGTTGCAAGCTGCTAAGCATGCCTTAATCCCATATGTGAAATCTCAAACAACACCACCATTGCCGTCAAGACCTCATTCTTCTTTGTCTTCTCGCCCTTTGACAACGGCAACTGCTGCCAACACTTCTCCAGGTAGAAGTGGTGGCATGTTGGGACGAAATGCTTCAGCTATCTCTCTCATGTTAGGTTTAGGTTCCTATACTTCTTTGTTTCCGGGTCAGTGTACTCCAGTGATGCTATTTGTTTTTGTTGATGACTTCTCTGATGTACCAAATTCTAGTTCTAATAGTAGTGAAGAGTCAGTAAAGGCACCCTCACTTAATCATGCTTCTAGTTCAAGCAGTTTAGCAAAGCCAACCTTGCCTATGAAAGGTTCTGCTTCTGTAGTAGTGTTAGCACGTCCTGCAAGTAAATCGGAAGGTGGTTTTCGGAAGAAACTGCAGTCATCCCTTGAGGCACAGATCcgttttttaattaagaaatgtcgAACACTCTCAGGTTCAGAAGGCAGCCATGGTGGGTCAAGAAGTGGGAGTGTTTCAAATTCAGCTCCTCTATTTTCTCTTGATGCATCTAGGGCTGTTGTACTTCTTGACAAGTCAACATATAAGAGAAGGGAATCTCTGGAGTTTGCCATTGGTCTTGTGGAAGATGTTTTGAATGGAAAAGCAACGTCAGATTCGTTTTTGCTCGAAACTCATAGTCAGAGTTCAAACAAAGAGGATCTATCATCTTTGAAGGAATTTATCTACAGGCAGTCAGATATTTTGAGGGGAAGAGGGGGACTGGTTGCTAACACCAACAGTGGCCCCGCTGCTGGTGTTGGCATGGTGGCTGTTGCTGCCGCTGCCGCCGCTGCCTCAACTGCCTCAGCCGCCTCTGCGAAGACTTTGACCACGCCTGAACTCCCAACTTTAGATATATGGCTGTCTTCTAGTCAGCTTATTCTACATGGGCTGCTCTCTGCAAAGCGTAGGTGTATAGATGAAACTGAAATTGGTAAAAGAAAACCTCGTCGAGGTACCGTTGCTGGGCAGAGTGAAGGGCTTGCTTCTAGAAGCAGTGAATCTCTAGATATTGCAGTATCATGGTTGGAAAGTGGTAAAGGGCTTAACGCAAAGTTCTCTAGTTTGTGGTGTGAAAGGGCCCTTCCAGCTGCAAAAGATATTTATTTGAAAGACTTGCCTGCTTGTTATCCCACATCACAGCATGAAGCTCATTTACAAAAGGCTTTGCATGCTTTTCACTCGATGGTCAGGGGACCTGCAGTGGAACTTTTTGCAAAGAAGCTGGAGGAAGAATGCACGTCAATGTGGAAATCTGGAAGGCAACTTTGTGATGCTGTTAGTTTGACTGGAAAACCATGTTTGCACCGAAGACATGATCTTCAGACTGATGAGTTGCCTTCAGGAACTTTGACGAAGCCTCATTCAAGTGGATATGTCTTTCTTCATGCTTGTGCTTGTGGTCGAACACGGCGATTGCGGTCTGATGCTTTTGATTTTGAATCGGCAAACATTACCTCCAATTGCTTTCCTGATTGTGATAAGCTTCTGTCAGCGCTCCAGCTACCAGAAGTAAGCAGCAAAGGACCAATTCAGTCATCTTCTTGGAGTTTGATTCGTATTGGCAGTTCAAGGTACTATGAACCTTCTAAAGGTTTACTTCAGAGTGGGTTCAGTGCCACTGAGAAGTTCCTTTTAAAGTGGAAAATACTTTTAGAGAAACAGAAAACCCCAAATGGCTTATCAACAAGAACTATGCAACTAGGTTCTGTGGGTAGGTCAAGCAGCGATACTAAGGCTGAGTTCAATGCTGATGTTCAATTAAAGAAGGCTAGTTCCACAGAGTTCTGTTCTGGAGAAATAGAGACTGCTGTTGAAAATCCTAGAAAACCCTTGGAAATCAGCAAGTTCAATGGTAACAAGATCAGTTTTGGTAGAGGCCTTCCCAATTTCACAATGAAAAAACCTTTTTCAGAAGTTGTTGCTGGATCAGCAGCTACAGATTCAGGTTTCCCTCCTCTTCAGCAGAGGAAGCAACCTTTATCGGGGTCagaaaaaggaataaagaaaaataaggcAAGTGCTCTGAGTTTGGAAGGGGCTCATGCAACTGTTgctcaaggatctcaaaaacctGTAAAGATGTCTGTTATGCAAAACATGAATCAAGTAAGTTCTGATGGTAGTGCAGCTGCAGATAGTGACCCTTTTCTACGAATAGGCAGTAATTTTGTTCCTGTGAATGTGAGCAATGATGAAAAGGCAAAACGAAACTCAGACACGAAGCATGTGATGGCATATGTTGGTTTTGAGcacgaatgcccacatggccatCGTTTCTTATTGAACCCAGAGCATCTCAATCAACTTGGGCCTCCATATTCATTGTTTGAAGAATCTCATACCACTTGTTCTGTGGAAGCTTCAGATCATACATTGGCAGATTCTTCAGAGTTGAGGAAGAATGGTGGGCAGGGTAAAGTTAATCTGAATACAAATGGTGTTATTGCTGCTGCTACTCCTGTAAACAAGGTGAAAAACAAGGATGAGGAAAAAAAGGTGGTAGCAAATAGTAATGTCTTTAAAGATGGGCTGACACAGCTTTCTATGCCTGAGGACCATAATAAGACACCTGTGAATGCAGCAGGTGTGCCTGTTGCTGGAAAAGACCTTGAAAAAGGCTTCCATGCTGTTAGCCTTGATGATAGTGGATCCACTTTCTCCATGTTGAATAGAGATTTACCAATATACCTGAAGTGTCCGCACTGCAGGTCTTCCAGGAACAAAAAGGAACCACCTAAGGTTAAGTTTGCTGGCACAATATCACAGCTTCAGAGAATTTTTGTG GTCACACCTCCCTTTCCTGTTGTTCTGGCAACTTGTCCGATTATACAATTTAAG GCATCTTGCTTGCCCGCAACGGTTCCAGACCGTGAGCAAAAGTTGCAGTTCAGCCTTGGATGTAAAGTGATCTTACCACCCGAGAGTTTTCTAATACTGAGACTGCCATTTATGTATGGTGTAGAACTGGATGATAAAAGTGTGCATTCTCTGAATCCCTTTGAAGATAAACCTGAAGTTACTGGTTGGGTTGTTAGGGGCACAACATTGCAACTTATGTCCAAAGGAAGTGGTCTCAATGAGGGATTTTATAAATAG